Below is a genomic region from Planctomycetia bacterium.
GTGAATTGCGGGCGTTGCAGCGCCATGGCGATCGAATTCAACTCCATATCCGCAGAATGTCCGCGCAGCCACACCCCGACCACGCACAGCGCATCCTGCCGGTAGTCGCGAGTCGAAAGAATCGTATTCAAGTCGTAGCGTGGAATCGCTAACTCATCGGCGCGAGTGCGGTGAGGCCGCTTCTTTATGTCCGACGCCCCCGGCACCTGCGCCGTGTGATAGTCGCGCAGCAGTGAGCCTTCCGCGTACACGGCGACGGCGAAGGTGAGCGCATCGTCCAGTTGTTGGTGGCGCGGCTCATCGGCGCGATCAAACCCCAGGGCGGCGGCGATCAGACCGAGCAGCGCGGACCGGCCGGGGTAGGCGTGGCTCGGTCGGTACTCGCCCACCGCGACGTCGCCCCAACTGGCCAAGGGTGCGTAAAGCCGAAACAGCAGAACGTCCATCGCCCTCAGTCCGCCTGCGCAAACGCGATCAACTCGGCCAGGCTGCCCTCACCCGTTTCGGCGTTGAAGAACTTCCGCGCATCGGCACAATCGCCGTACACCTTGTCCATGTTTTGCCGCTTGTCGTTCAAGGCCTCGATCGAGTCCTGGATCATGTCGGTGCCATTCACGGGTTTGACGAACGCGAGACTGAGAGATCTCGGCTGCTGACTACCCTTCTCGACGAGCATGTAGGACGCATAGGCGCGAGAAGCGAAGCTCGCCTGCTTGCCGGTCGGCGC
It encodes:
- the cas5e gene encoding type I-E CRISPR-associated protein Cas5/CasD, with translation MDVLLFRLYAPLASWGDVAVGEYRPSHAYPGRSALLGLIAAALGFDRADEPRHQQLDDALTFAVAVYAEGSLLRDYHTAQVPGASDIKKRPHRTRADELAIPRYDLNTILSTRDYRQDALCVVGVWLRGHSADMELNSIAMALQRPQFTLYLGRKACPPALPLSPKIVEAENFRSALAKVRLPEIDERDRLGIPAEPVMVAWEEGADAGWPQSFSVTRKDSPRSRQRWQFADRTERVALTAGAEPSDEAEDERAP